A part of Toxoplasma gondii ME49 unplaced genomic scaffold asmbl.1161, whole genome shotgun sequence genomic DNA contains:
- a CDS encoding hypothetical protein (encoded by transcript TGME49_323010), producing MLPALPLWLTPVSAVHIATRQRDPSNPPVAVGPSPGSSSPEQHLPAARRSQRGSGPSSSTREHPPPATGGPLPQRYTPVPTTTPPYPADVERGLGDPTPPHPKKRRLLEFLSDTARLEKTPPGHRQPLGRLALTSTASHMASSSQMASGPPQVPSPAETHGRPSGSGGDIIPSLSLPLKKRPLRGPAAPGHAAAAAATPLVRQPPFPSGSLASAGTTSGTPSQPPSSMEPSAPASAPAGDPGVEPRGQLRPPDPH from the coding sequence CCAGCAATCCGCCTGTCGCTGTCGGGCCTTCTCCTGGATCGTCGTCACCTGAGCAGCACTTGCCGGCTGCAAGACGCTCCCAAAGAGGATCTGGTCCATCGTCATCAACACGTGAACATCCGCCACCGGCAACTGGCGGCCCGCTGCCGCAACGATATACGCCAGTACCCACCACAACACCTCCGTACCCCGCCGACGTCGAGCGTGGCCTTGGTGACCCCACACCGCCCCACCCCAAAAAGCGACGGCTCCTTGAATTTCTGTCTGATACAGCCAGACTCGAAAAAACTCCACCGGGACACCGCCAGCCGCTTGGGCGTCTCGCGCTGACGTCAACAGCGAGCCACATGGCGTCAAGCTCCCAAATGGCCTCAGGCCCACCGCAAGTGCCTAGTCCAGCAGAGACACATGGTAGACCGTCTGGGAGCGGCGGCGACATCATtccgtctttgtctctgccgctCAAGAAGCGCCCACTGCGGGGACCTGCAGCTCCCGGCCACGCAGCGGCCGCCGCTGCCACGCCTCTTGTCCGGCAGCCCCCTTTCCCCTCGGGATCGCTCGCGAGTGCGGGCACTACATCTGGAACGCCATCCCAGCCACCATCTTCCATGGAGCCGTCAGCACCTGCGTCGGCGCCTGCAGGTGACCCAGGTGTAGAACCGCGTGGACAGCTTCGCCCTCCAGATCCCCACTGA